The genomic region CCTGATCGATCTCTGCAGTCCCGGCATTCTGATCACCAGAGGTGGCTCTTACCGGGCTGGCAAACGCCAAATCTTCCTCTCGGGTTACCTGTAAGTCGATGGACTCAGCAGCGTTTCGGCTAGGCTGAATCAGGTACTTATCGCCCGCATTGAAGGTTCCGCCTTCAACACGAATATTAAACCCGGGCATGGAGATTTCAGACTGCACTGGGTCGGGCAGCCGGCCCTGGTTCACAACTTTTCCAGAGGCTTTGTCGATGAGCTCAAAACTACGCCCATCGCCACTAAACTGTAGCGTCCAGCTTCCGGCGGGCAATTTTGTGCTGTCGGTAATTTCAACCGCCAGCTGACCGTCTCTCGGCAATTGGTTATTGGCGTTAGCCACTACTCGGCTTCTCTGAACCGCCAGATCGTTAACGTCGTTGAAAAAGAGGCCGCCGAGATCACCTTCAAGGTCCATACCGATTTCGTGCTGTTGGTTCACACTGACGGAAATTCCGATAGCAATTCGGCCGAGCTCATCAAACGCCGGCTTAAGCGCCTCGTTATCAAAACGCCTCAGCCCACCCAGTTTGCCGCCGGTAATTTGCTCATCAATATTGAGCGTGCGGCCGCCACTGGTAAGCGTAAACTCAAGGCGAGTGGGGTCTTCCGCACTACCCTCGGTGCCAAGCCGTGCTGCGTCATTCCCAACAACCAACGACAAGCCGTTGGAAAGCGACACGTTTACCTGGCTACCCTCGGTTTCTGTTACTCGTATGTTGACCAGCTCGGAAAGCTGTCGCAGCGCTTCATCGCGCTGATCCAATAGCTCGTTCGGCATTCTGCCCTGGGCCAGGCCCGGGGATTCAGAAATAGCCAAGTTAAGCCCCGCGATGTTTTTCAACAGAGTGTTGGCATCTTTAACACCCTGCTGCATTTGCGTCTTTACGGACTCACGCTGCTGGATGAACTCTTGGCTCAGCGCCTGAAAGCGATTAACCACCTGTTTCGCCTCGCTGAGTACCAGTTGGCGCTGGGGCAAAGAGGCAGGATCTTCTGCAGCGTTTTGCAGGCTTGCAAAGAAATTATTCAGGGCATTGTTAAGCCCGGTAGATTCCCCACCCAACAGGTTGTCCAGCCGGCTAAGTTCGGAGTTCAATGCTTGCTGCTCGCCAGTGAGCATGCTGTCTTCACGAACCTGCTGAACAAGATACTCGTTGGCCAACCTGCGGATATCAACAATGCTGACACCTTTGCCCACGGTTCCGGCGCCAGTGCGCTGCCCCTGCTGGGTTTCAAACACCACCTCTTGCCGGCTGTAGCCAGGCGTATTCGCGTTAGTGATGTTATTACCCGTGGTATTCAGAGCACTCTGGTGGCCAAGGATTCCGGTGAGGCCAATGCCAATAAGTCCCGCCATAATTTTACTCCCCGGCTCCGTTGCCCATTGAAAGTGACGTCAGAGAATCACGATTCATAATTCGGTTTATCTTATCGCCGTATCGGGGATCTGTAGCGTAGCCCACTTCCTGCAGCTTTCTGGCAAACACATCCGGTTGATCTGCACTGGCAAGCACATCCCGATACCGAGGGTTAGACTCTAGAAACGAAACATAATCCCGGAAGCTGGATTCGTAATCGGGGTAGGCACGGAAATCCGCGCGTTCCTTCATAGGTACACCTTCACGGAATTCAGTGGTGGTTATGGTTACTGCGTCACCCTGCCAGCGGCTGTCTGCCTTGATACCGAAAAGGTTATGGCTAGGCTGGCTACCATCGCCCTGTATCATGTAGCGCCCCCAACCTGTTTCCAGAGCCGCTTGTGCAACCATCAATTTCGGGTTAATCCCTGTATCCGCAGCAATTTTCTCTGCTACTGGCAGTAGCGTGCTCACAAAGTGCTCCGGAGAATCAAACGTTGCAGGCAACGCGCCAGCTTCTCCCGCAGGCGCTAAAGTTTTAGCCTCAGCAACGTCGGTGACGTCTTCAACCCGCTCAGGCAGCCGTGGCGAAAGCCGCGGTAAACTGCGCTCATAGTCCGCCAGCGTTGTTTTTTGCGAGGCCAGAGAGCCACCTTTTTTATCTGTTCCGGGGATATCTTCCCCCAGCTGCCGAGCCAAGGCTTCCGCAAGCCCAGTGCCCCGCCCGCCCGCCATGGTAAGGCTCAACTGACTGTCGAACATGTCGCGGTACATCTCCGACTGATTGGTATTCAGATAGTTACCTTCGGCGAGCACATCCCCTGCCTTACGCATGGATTTCAGCATTTCAGACAGAAAGATACTTTCAAACTGACGCGCGACTTCTTCAAGCGCTGCCTGCTTGTCATTCTTGGCATCGTGTTTCAGCGCATTCAATCCACTGAAATCTGTGTATACCCTAGCCTGTTGAAGCTGATAATCCTGCATCATGTCACCTAGATAACAATGAGCTCGGCGCGCAACGCGCCAACCTGTTTAAGTGCTTCCAGTACCGCCATAACATCCCCTGGGGCTGCGCCTACTTGGTTCACGGCCTGAACAATCTCATTCAGTGTTACCGCTGGCCCAAACTTGAACATGCGCGCCGGTTCTTCGGTAATGGCAATCTGGGTATCCTGCTCAATCGCAGTGCCGCCGCCGGCAAACGGATTGGGCTGCTGCACTTGCGGATTCTCCTGAATGGTCACCGTAAGATTGCCGTGGGTGACGGCCGCCGGGCTTACCCTGACGTTCTGCCCTATAACAATGGTGCCCGTGCGGCTGTTAATAACCACTTTTGCGGCTTCTTCCGCCGGGTCCACCTCAAGGTTTTCCAAGATGGAAAGAAAGCTCACACGCTGAGAGGGGTCGCGGGGAGCGCGCACGGAGATCGACGTAGCATCGTGGGCATAAGCCATCTCCGGACCAAGGCTCTCATTGACAACTTCCACCACTCGCCGTGCCGTTGTGAAATCCGGGCGCATAAGGTGAAACGTAATCGTATCGCCGCGGGTAAAGGGAGAGGCTATTTCGCGTTCAATCGTTGCCCCGTTAGGAATACGGCCAACACTGGGCACGTTCACTGTTATGCGTGAACCATCTTTACCCTGGGCACCGAATCCGCCTACTACAAGACTGCCCTGCGCCATGGCGTAAACGTTACCATCGGCGCCTTTGAGAGGTGCCATCAGCAGCATCCCTCCCCGCAAGCTGTCTGAGTTACCGATAGACGAAACTGTGATGTCTATATCCTGGCCGGCCTTGGCAAACGGTGGCAGGTTAGCTGTCACGGTAACCGCCGCTACGTTGGCGAGGTTCGGATTCACCCCTTCTGGCAACGTGATACCGAACTGGTTCATCATGTTGCGGAATGTTTGATTGGTGAAGGGTGCTTTGTCGCCTGTGCCATGCAGACCCACTACCAGGCCATAGCCCACAAGCTGGTTATTACGCACACCTTTGATCCGCGCCAGATCCTTCAGGCGATCTGCCATCACCGGCGCCACCATTACAGCAAGCATCAGCGAGAGAACGAAGCATCGGCGTATCATCATAAGGGCCACCACTCACTGTTGAAGAACCGGGCCAGCCAGCCCATCTGGTTCGCCTGATCAAAATCACCTGTGCCGCCGTAGGCGATGCGGGCATCCGCAATGCGGCTGGAAGCCACTATGTTGCCTGGGGCAATATCCTGCGGGCGCACAAGCCCGGTCAGGCGGATATACTCATCGCCATTGGTCAGCGACAGCCACTTCTCACCACGAACCCGAAGGACACCATTCGGCAAAACTTCAATAACCGTCACCGTAATGCTGCCTGCCAGGCTGTTACTCTGGTCTGCCTCTGCTTTGCCTTTAAAGTCCCTTTCATTCTTGATGGACGTCGCAATGCCAATATTGTTTTTGCCCAGAATGTTGGGTTCCAGTAGCGCGATATCGCTATCCTTGCTGATCTTGGTTTCAGCATTCTTACTGGCGCGGGTGGATTCATTGAGCGTGACTGTGAGTACATCACCAATATTCAGAGCTACCGTGTCCCCGTAAAAATTGTAGTTCCGCGAGCTTTGGTAGATAGCTCCGGATTCCGGATCACGCTGCATCA from Marinobacter sp. LV10R510-11A harbors:
- a CDS encoding flagellar basal body P-ring protein FlgI, with the protein product MMIRRCFVLSLMLAVMVAPVMADRLKDLARIKGVRNNQLVGYGLVVGLHGTGDKAPFTNQTFRNMMNQFGITLPEGVNPNLANVAAVTVTANLPPFAKAGQDIDITVSSIGNSDSLRGGMLLMAPLKGADGNVYAMAQGSLVVGGFGAQGKDGSRITVNVPSVGRIPNGATIEREIASPFTRGDTITFHLMRPDFTTARRVVEVVNESLGPEMAYAHDATSISVRAPRDPSQRVSFLSILENLEVDPAEEAAKVVINSRTGTIVIGQNVRVSPAAVTHGNLTVTIQENPQVQQPNPFAGGGTAIEQDTQIAITEEPARMFKFGPAVTLNEIVQAVNQVGAAPGDVMAVLEALKQVGALRAELIVI
- the flgK gene encoding flagellar hook-associated protein FlgK; this translates as MAGLIGIGLTGILGHQSALNTTGNNITNANTPGYSRQEVVFETQQGQRTGAGTVGKGVSIVDIRRLANEYLVQQVREDSMLTGEQQALNSELSRLDNLLGGESTGLNNALNNFFASLQNAAEDPASLPQRQLVLSEAKQVVNRFQALSQEFIQQRESVKTQMQQGVKDANTLLKNIAGLNLAISESPGLAQGRMPNELLDQRDEALRQLSELVNIRVTETEGSQVNVSLSNGLSLVVGNDAARLGTEGSAEDPTRLEFTLTSGGRTLNIDEQITGGKLGGLRRFDNEALKPAFDELGRIAIGISVSVNQQHEIGMDLEGDLGGLFFNDVNDLAVQRSRVVANANNQLPRDGQLAVEITDSTKLPAGSWTLQFSGDGRSFELIDKASGKVVNQGRLPDPVQSEISMPGFNIRVEGGTFNAGDKYLIQPSRNAAESIDLQVTREEDLAFASPVRATSGDQNAGTAEIDQGTMLNVRNPFTGSLLPGFETSGELANGPLTISFAPDPSDPSALTFTVTGPPPASTPVGTPNQSYEPGKINTVFSGDPAAGDDYQGFQFKLTGKPAVGDTFEIDYNSNGVSDNRNAELLASLGTANTLNGKSQSFTEGYAGLVEDIGVKTRQSQFDLEAGKTLLEQSTAQRESVSGVNLDEEAGKLIQYQAAYNASAQVISVAQDLFNTLLQTFR
- the flgH gene encoding flagellar basal body L-ring protein FlgH; translated protein: MKPTTSTWLIKPVGTLVLVWLLILLQGCTAMSRPRAEPDDPAYAPVRAQAMMQRDPESGAIYQSSRNYNFYGDTVALNIGDVLTVTLNESTRASKNAETKISKDSDIALLEPNILGKNNIGIATSIKNERDFKGKAEADQSNSLAGSITVTVIEVLPNGVLRVRGEKWLSLTNGDEYIRLTGLVRPQDIAPGNIVASSRIADARIAYGGTGDFDQANQMGWLARFFNSEWWPL
- the flgJ gene encoding flagellar assembly peptidoglycan hydrolase FlgJ → MQDYQLQQARVYTDFSGLNALKHDAKNDKQAALEEVARQFESIFLSEMLKSMRKAGDVLAEGNYLNTNQSEMYRDMFDSQLSLTMAGGRGTGLAEALARQLGEDIPGTDKKGGSLASQKTTLADYERSLPRLSPRLPERVEDVTDVAEAKTLAPAGEAGALPATFDSPEHFVSTLLPVAEKIAADTGINPKLMVAQAALETGWGRYMIQGDGSQPSHNLFGIKADSRWQGDAVTITTTEFREGVPMKERADFRAYPDYESSFRDYVSFLESNPRYRDVLASADQPDVFARKLQEVGYATDPRYGDKINRIMNRDSLTSLSMGNGAGE